The following proteins are co-located in the Pseudomonas fluorescens genome:
- the katB gene encoding catalase KatB — MNTPMSRGPVSARYALALVTASLLSLSVQAANLTRDNGAAVGDNQNSQTAGANGPVLLQDVQLIQKLQRFDRERIPERVVHARGTGAHGTFTVTDNLSDLTKAKVFAAGEATPVFVRFSAVVHGNHSPETLRDPRGFATKFYTAEGNWDLVGNNFPTFFIRDAIKFPDMVHAFKPDPRTNLDDDSRRFDFFSHVPESTRTLTELYSDSGTPASYREMDGNGVHAYKLINAKGEVHYVKFHWKSLQGIKNLDPKQVTEVQGRDYSHMTNDLVTHINKGDFPKWDLYVQVLKPEDLAAFDFDPLDATKIWPNVPERKVGQMVLNRNPANVFQETEQVAMAPANLVPGIEPSEDRLLQGRVFSYADTQMYRLGANALQLPINAPRVTVNNGNQDGAMNFGKTTTGVNYQPSRLLPREEPQTARYSQSALSGSTQQAKIQREQNFKQAGDLYRSYTKKERQDLIENFGGSLATTDDESKHIILSFLYKADPEYGTGVTKVAKGDLARVKALAEKLTD; from the coding sequence ATGAATACTCCAATGAGCCGCGGGCCGGTTTCAGCGCGCTACGCGTTGGCACTGGTGACCGCCAGCCTGCTTTCCCTCTCTGTACAAGCCGCCAACCTGACCCGCGATAACGGCGCTGCCGTGGGGGACAACCAGAACTCACAAACGGCCGGCGCCAATGGTCCGGTGCTGTTGCAGGACGTGCAGCTTATTCAAAAACTGCAGCGCTTTGACCGTGAGCGCATCCCCGAGCGTGTGGTACATGCCCGCGGCACGGGCGCCCACGGCACCTTCACCGTCACCGACAACCTCAGCGACCTGACCAAAGCCAAGGTCTTCGCTGCAGGTGAGGCGACACCGGTGTTCGTGCGCTTCTCGGCCGTGGTCCACGGCAACCACTCTCCGGAAACCCTGCGTGACCCGCGCGGCTTCGCCACCAAGTTCTACACCGCTGAAGGTAACTGGGACCTGGTTGGGAATAACTTCCCGACGTTCTTCATCCGTGACGCCATTAAGTTCCCAGACATGGTTCACGCGTTCAAACCCGACCCACGCACTAACCTGGACGACGACTCCCGTCGGTTTGACTTCTTCTCCCATGTCCCCGAGTCCACCCGCACGCTGACCGAGTTGTACTCCGACTCCGGCACCCCGGCCAGCTATCGGGAAATGGACGGCAATGGCGTACATGCCTACAAGTTGATCAACGCCAAAGGCGAAGTGCACTACGTCAAGTTCCACTGGAAAAGCCTGCAAGGCATCAAGAACCTTGATCCCAAGCAAGTTACCGAGGTGCAAGGGCGTGACTACAGCCACATGACCAATGACTTGGTTACCCACATCAACAAGGGCGACTTCCCCAAGTGGGACCTGTATGTGCAAGTGCTTAAGCCCGAGGACTTGGCCGCGTTCGATTTCGACCCACTGGACGCCACCAAGATCTGGCCGAACGTGCCGGAGCGTAAAGTCGGGCAAATGGTGTTGAACCGCAACCCGGCGAATGTCTTCCAGGAAACCGAGCAGGTGGCCATGGCCCCGGCCAACCTGGTGCCGGGCATCGAGCCGTCGGAAGACCGTTTGCTGCAAGGCCGGGTGTTCTCCTACGCCGACACCCAGATGTACCGCCTGGGGGCGAATGCCCTGCAACTGCCGATCAACGCACCCCGTGTCACCGTCAACAACGGTAACCAGGACGGCGCGATGAATTTCGGTAAAACCACCACCGGCGTGAACTACCAGCCAAGCCGCCTGTTACCGCGCGAAGAGCCGCAAACTGCGCGCTACAGCCAGTCGGCGCTGTCAGGTAGCACCCAGCAGGCGAAGATCCAGCGTGAGCAGAACTTCAAGCAGGCCGGGGATTTATACCGCTCCTACACCAAGAAAGAGCGTCAGGACCTGATCGAAAACTTCGGCGGCTCCCTGGCAACGACGGATGATGAAAGCAAGCACATCATCCTGTCGTTCCTCTATAAAGCCGACCCGGAGTACGGCACCGGCGTGACCAAAGTCGCTAAAGGTGACCTGGCGCGCGTTAAAGCGCTGGCAGAAAAACTGACTGACTGA
- the mscL gene encoding large-conductance mechanosensitive channel protein MscL has product MGVISEFKAFAVKGNVVDMAVGIIIGAAFGKIVSSFVGDVVMPPIGLLIGGVDFADLAVQLKAAQGSAPAVVLAYGKFIQSIIDFVIIAFAIFMGVKAINRLKREEAVAPTLPPTPSKEEALLTEIRDLLKAQNDKPL; this is encoded by the coding sequence ATGGGCGTGATCAGTGAGTTCAAGGCCTTCGCGGTCAAAGGTAATGTGGTCGATATGGCCGTCGGTATCATCATCGGTGCGGCCTTCGGCAAGATTGTTTCCTCGTTTGTAGGCGACGTGGTGATGCCACCCATCGGTCTGCTGATCGGTGGCGTGGACTTCGCTGACCTGGCCGTGCAACTCAAGGCGGCGCAAGGCAGTGCGCCGGCCGTGGTATTGGCGTACGGCAAATTCATCCAAAGCATCATCGATTTCGTGATCATCGCGTTTGCGATCTTCATGGGCGTGAAGGCGATCAACCGCCTCAAGCGTGAAGAGGCTGTGGCGCCGACCCTGCCGCCAACGCCGAGCAAAGAGGAAGCCTTGCTGACCGAGATCCGTGATCTGCTCAAGGCTCAGAACGACAAGCCGCTTTAA
- a CDS encoding ferredoxin--NADP reductase produces MTASAEKFTRQTLLDVQSLTPSLFTLRTTRDPGFRFTAGQFVRLGVSKADGSTVWRAYSIVSSPFDEHLDFFSIVVPGGEFTSELSRLQVGDTLMVERQATGFLTLNRFVDGRDLWLLGTGTGVAPFLSILQDFEAWEKFERIVLVYSAREAKELAYQQLIAALGEREYLAEYAHKLVYIPIVTREQHPGALNGRITTLIENGELERAAGVELTPEFSRVLICGNPQMVDDTRQLLKQRDMQLSLSRRPGQVAVENYW; encoded by the coding sequence ATGACGGCCAGTGCTGAGAAATTTACCCGCCAGACGTTGCTCGACGTGCAATCGCTGACGCCTAGCCTGTTTACCCTGCGCACCACGCGCGATCCGGGCTTTCGGTTTACCGCCGGCCAGTTTGTGCGCCTGGGGGTGAGCAAGGCGGACGGGAGTACCGTATGGCGTGCTTACTCCATCGTGTCTTCGCCGTTTGACGAGCACTTGGACTTCTTCTCTATTGTTGTTCCGGGTGGTGAATTCACCAGTGAACTGAGCCGCCTTCAGGTGGGTGACACCTTGATGGTGGAGCGCCAGGCCACAGGCTTCCTGACCCTGAACCGCTTTGTGGACGGGCGCGACCTGTGGCTGCTGGGCACTGGTACCGGGGTGGCACCGTTTTTGTCGATCCTGCAGGATTTCGAGGCCTGGGAGAAATTCGAGCGTATCGTGCTGGTGTACAGCGCCCGCGAGGCCAAAGAGCTTGCCTATCAGCAACTGATTGCCGCGTTGGGCGAGCGAGAGTACCTGGCCGAATACGCCCATAAACTCGTCTACATCCCCATCGTGACGCGTGAACAGCATCCCGGGGCGCTGAACGGGCGCATTACCACGCTGATCGAGAATGGCGAACTGGAACGCGCGGCCGGCGTCGAGCTGACCCCGGAATTCTCCCGCGTGCTGATTTGTGGCAACCCGCAGATGGTCGACGACACACGCCAACTGCTCAAACAACGCGACATGCAACTGAGCCTGAGCCGGCGCCCAGGGCAAGTGGCGGTGGAAAACTATTGGTAA
- a CDS encoding helix-turn-helix transcriptional regulator, with translation MVNWRNTRIPKLEGENKITTIYEMVVNHTYELDFEYCSFTMSSLQPTHQTKPVHLNNYPNEWNSVYKQANFFDIDPVVAHCKRSVLPIVWDEKTFSTTPHLWSLAQSFGVNFGWTQAVHDFQGVFSMLTLGRSSGEVSPQELYEKAGQTLWLCHVLHAAVAQKYADKPSITPPCKLTPRETEILKWSAMGKTASDIATILCLSERTVGFHISSCLKKLGVNNKIAAVLCASKAGLF, from the coding sequence ATGGTCAACTGGCGCAACACGAGGATTCCCAAACTCGAAGGCGAGAACAAGATCACCACTATTTATGAGATGGTCGTGAATCACACCTATGAACTCGACTTTGAATATTGCTCATTTACGATGAGTTCTCTACAACCTACCCATCAAACTAAACCGGTGCACTTAAACAACTATCCAAACGAATGGAACAGCGTCTACAAACAAGCGAATTTCTTTGACATAGACCCGGTAGTAGCCCACTGCAAACGTAGCGTCCTACCTATTGTGTGGGACGAAAAAACCTTCAGTACCACGCCACACTTATGGTCGTTGGCCCAGTCGTTTGGCGTGAATTTTGGTTGGACCCAGGCAGTACACGACTTCCAGGGCGTGTTCAGCATGCTGACCCTGGGCCGAAGCAGCGGCGAAGTCAGTCCGCAAGAGCTTTACGAGAAAGCTGGCCAGACACTGTGGCTGTGTCACGTATTGCACGCGGCCGTGGCACAAAAATATGCTGATAAACCGAGTATTACGCCGCCTTGCAAATTGACCCCACGGGAAACGGAAATCCTCAAATGGTCAGCCATGGGCAAGACGGCGTCGGACATTGCCACCATCCTGTGCCTGTCAGAACGGACTGTGGGGTTTCATATCAGCAGCTGCCTGAAAAAACTGGGCGTGAATAACAAGATCGCCGCCGTGCTCTGTGCCTCGAAAGCAGGCCTGTTTTAA
- a CDS encoding methyltransferase has translation MPLLDSPFAQLDLIRQPEQHNDPLQAFDAADEYLLGYLAEQQHGAVTRVLVLNDSFGALAVSLAGKVQVTSSGDSFLAAQGLEKNLVRNGKAFDAVAFVPASQVPSGPFDRVLIRVPKTLALLEEQLIRLQGQLAPGAEVIAGAMIKHLPRAAGELLERYIGPMHASLAVKKARLLIATAEDRPVAASPYPTRYALDTPAIELRNHANVFCREGLDIGTRAFLPHLPKNLGSARVADLGCGNGVLAIASALQNPDAQYTLVDESYMAVQSALENWQAALGPREVVVRAADGLAGQEPQSLDVVLCNPPFHQQQVVGDFLAWRMFQQAREALVVGGALYIVGNRHLGYHSKLARLFRGVEQVAATPKFVILKARK, from the coding sequence ATGCCCCTGCTTGACAGTCCCTTCGCCCAACTCGATCTGATCCGCCAGCCAGAGCAACACAATGACCCGCTGCAGGCTTTCGATGCCGCCGACGAGTATCTGCTCGGCTACCTGGCCGAACAGCAGCATGGCGCCGTCACCCGCGTACTGGTGCTCAATGACAGCTTCGGGGCTTTGGCGGTCAGCCTGGCAGGCAAGGTTCAGGTGACGTCCAGCGGCGACTCGTTTCTGGCAGCCCAGGGCCTGGAGAAAAACCTGGTGCGCAACGGCAAGGCGTTTGATGCAGTGGCATTCGTCCCCGCCAGCCAGGTGCCGAGCGGGCCGTTCGACCGCGTGCTGATCCGCGTGCCGAAAACTCTGGCTTTGCTGGAAGAGCAACTGATTCGTCTACAGGGGCAGTTGGCGCCGGGCGCCGAGGTCATCGCCGGCGCTATGATCAAGCACCTGCCGCGCGCCGCAGGCGAGCTGCTTGAGCGCTACATCGGGCCGATGCACGCTTCGCTTGCGGTCAAAAAAGCCCGGCTGCTGATCGCCACCGCTGAAGATCGCCCGGTCGCCGCCTCGCCCTACCCCACCCGCTACGCCTTGGACACACCAGCCATCGAGTTGCGTAACCACGCCAACGTGTTCTGCCGTGAAGGCCTGGACATCGGAACCCGCGCCTTCCTCCCGCACCTGCCGAAAAACCTCGGCAGCGCTCGCGTCGCCGACCTGGGCTGCGGCAACGGCGTGTTGGCGATTGCCAGTGCACTGCAAAACCCCGACGCGCAGTACACGCTCGTGGATGAATCCTATATGGCCGTGCAGTCGGCGCTCGAGAATTGGCAGGCGGCACTTGGCCCGCGAGAGGTGGTCGTTCGCGCTGCTGATGGCCTCGCCGGCCAGGAACCGCAGTCCCTGGACGTGGTGCTGTGCAACCCGCCGTTCCACCAGCAACAGGTGGTCGGCGACTTCCTTGCCTGGCGCATGTTCCAGCAGGCCCGTGAGGCCTTGGTGGTCGGCGGCGCGCTTTACATCGTGGGTAACCGCCACTTGGGCTATCACAGCAAGTTGGCGCGTTTATTCCGTGGCGTCGAGCAAGTGGCCGCCACGCCGAAATTCGTGATTCTCAAAGCGCGCAAATAA
- a CDS encoding DUF2474 domain-containing protein yields MPGKPTLHEIEQAEKQPLWRRLGWLAMIWTGSVLALFVVASLMRMFMSAAGLTTH; encoded by the coding sequence ATGCCCGGCAAACCTACGTTGCACGAGATCGAACAGGCTGAGAAACAGCCGTTATGGCGGCGCCTGGGGTGGCTGGCGATGATTTGGACCGGCAGTGTGCTGGCCCTGTTCGTCGTGGCCAGCCTGATGCGTATGTTCATGAGCGCGGCCGGCCTGACGACTCACTGA
- the cydB gene encoding cytochrome d ubiquinol oxidase subunit II, with translation MGIDLPLIWAVIIIFGIMMYVVMDGFDLGIGILFPFIPGKVDRDVMMNTVAPVWDGNETWLVLGGAALFGAFPLAYSVVLSALYLPLILMLIGLIFRGVAFEFRFKAKDDKRHLWDKAFIGGSIAATFFQGVALGAFIDGIPVVNRQFAGGSLDWATPFTMFCGVALVVAYALLGCTWLIMKTEGKLQEQMHNLARPLAFVVLAVIGIVSLWTPLAHPEIASRWFTLPNLFWFLPVPILVLVTMYGLIRAVARNAHYTPFLLTLVLIFLGYSGLGISLWPNIIPPSVSIWDAAAPPQSQGFMLVGTLFIIPFILGYTFWSYYVFRGKVTHEDGYH, from the coding sequence ATGGGTATTGATCTTCCGCTGATCTGGGCCGTGATCATCATCTTCGGCATCATGATGTACGTGGTCATGGACGGCTTTGACCTGGGCATCGGTATTCTCTTCCCGTTTATCCCCGGCAAAGTCGACCGTGATGTGATGATGAACACCGTCGCCCCGGTTTGGGACGGCAACGAAACCTGGCTGGTCCTGGGGGGCGCGGCGTTGTTCGGCGCGTTCCCGCTGGCCTATTCGGTGGTGTTGTCGGCGTTGTACCTGCCGCTGATCCTGATGCTGATCGGGCTGATCTTCCGGGGCGTGGCCTTCGAGTTCCGCTTCAAGGCCAAGGACGATAAACGTCACCTCTGGGACAAGGCGTTTATCGGCGGCTCCATCGCCGCGACGTTCTTCCAGGGCGTGGCATTGGGGGCATTTATCGACGGTATTCCGGTGGTCAATCGCCAGTTCGCCGGCGGCTCACTCGACTGGGCCACACCGTTCACGATGTTCTGCGGCGTGGCCCTGGTGGTCGCGTATGCCTTGCTCGGTTGCACCTGGCTGATCATGAAGACCGAAGGCAAGTTGCAGGAACAGATGCACAACCTGGCGCGGCCGTTGGCTTTCGTGGTGTTGGCGGTGATCGGTATCGTCAGCCTGTGGACGCCGCTGGCGCACCCGGAAATCGCCTCGCGCTGGTTCACGCTACCGAACCTGTTCTGGTTCCTGCCGGTGCCGATCCTGGTGCTGGTGACCATGTACGGTTTGATCCGCGCAGTGGCGCGTAATGCCCATTACACGCCGTTCCTGCTGACACTGGTGTTGATCTTCCTTGGCTACAGCGGCCTGGGGATCAGCCTGTGGCCAAACATCATTCCACCGTCCGTCTCGATCTGGGACGCCGCCGCGCCGCCGCAAAGCCAGGGCTTCATGCTGGTGGGCACGCTGTTCATCATCCCGTTTATCCTGGGTTACACCTTCTGGAGCTATTACGTGTTCCGCGGCAAGGTCACTCACGAAGACGGTTATCACTAG
- a CDS encoding cytochrome ubiquinol oxidase subunit I has product MFGLEALDLARIQFAFTISFHILFPAITIGLASYLAVLEGLWLKTHNDTYRDLYHFWSKIFAVNFGMGVVSGLVMAYQFGTNWSRFSDFAGAVTGPLLTYEVLTAFFLEAGFLGVMLFGWNKVGRKLHFFATVMVAVGTLISTFWILSSNSWMQTPQGFEIVDGRVIPTDWFAVVFNPSFPYRLAHMATAAFVATAFFVGSSAAWHLLRGKDNPAIRTMLSMAMWMALIVAPIQAVIGDFHGLNTLKHQPAKIAAIEGHWENIGNEPTPLILFGWPDMKAEKTKYAVEIPYLGSLILTHSLDKQVPALKEFPPEDRPNSTIVFWSFRVMVGLGFLMIFTGLFSLWLRRGDKMYTSRPFLYLALWMGPSGLIAILAGWFTTEIGRQPWVVYGLMRTADASSGHSLAQMTITLVLFVVVYFALFGAGLGYMMRLVRKGPQTHEGSEPTHGGPGQKRTPARPLSAADDGSDDDHTHIQHKGN; this is encoded by the coding sequence ATGTTCGGTTTGGAGGCGCTAGATCTCGCCCGAATTCAATTCGCGTTCACCATCTCGTTCCACATCCTGTTCCCGGCGATCACCATCGGCCTGGCGAGTTACCTTGCGGTGCTGGAAGGCTTGTGGCTCAAGACTCACAACGATACCTACCGTGACCTCTACCATTTCTGGTCGAAGATCTTTGCCGTCAACTTCGGCATGGGCGTGGTCTCCGGGTTGGTCATGGCCTACCAGTTTGGCACCAACTGGAGCCGCTTCTCCGACTTTGCCGGTGCCGTTACCGGGCCATTGCTCACCTATGAGGTGCTGACAGCCTTCTTCCTCGAGGCCGGTTTCCTTGGGGTGATGCTGTTCGGCTGGAACAAGGTCGGGCGCAAACTGCACTTCTTTGCCACGGTGATGGTGGCTGTCGGTACGTTGATCTCGACCTTCTGGATCCTGTCGTCGAACAGTTGGATGCAGACGCCCCAGGGCTTCGAAATCGTTGACGGCCGCGTGATACCCACCGATTGGTTCGCTGTTGTCTTCAACCCTTCATTCCCGTATCGCCTGGCGCACATGGCCACGGCGGCATTCGTTGCAACGGCGTTCTTTGTCGGTTCCTCGGCGGCCTGGCACTTGCTGCGCGGCAAGGACAACCCGGCGATTCGCACCATGTTGTCGATGGCGATGTGGATGGCCTTGATCGTCGCGCCTATCCAGGCGGTGATTGGCGACTTCCATGGCCTGAACACGCTCAAGCATCAGCCGGCGAAGATCGCCGCGATTGAGGGTCACTGGGAAAATATCGGCAACGAGCCGACGCCGCTGATCCTGTTCGGCTGGCCGGACATGAAAGCCGAGAAAACCAAATACGCGGTCGAAATCCCGTACCTGGGCAGCCTGATCCTCACCCACTCGCTGGACAAGCAGGTGCCGGCGCTCAAGGAGTTCCCACCGGAGGACCGTCCCAACTCGACCATCGTGTTCTGGTCGTTCCGGGTCATGGTCGGCCTGGGCTTCCTGATGATCTTCACCGGTTTGTTCAGCCTGTGGCTGCGCCGGGGCGACAAGATGTACACGTCGAGGCCGTTCCTCTACCTGGCGTTGTGGATGGGGCCATCCGGCCTGATCGCGATTCTCGCCGGCTGGTTCACCACCGAAATCGGCCGTCAGCCGTGGGTGGTCTACGGGTTGATGCGCACCGCGGATGCATCCTCCGGGCATAGCCTGGCGCAGATGACGATTACCCTGGTGTTGTTCGTGGTGGTGTACTTCGCGCTGTTCGGCGCCGGGTTGGGCTACATGATGCGCCTGGTGCGCAAAGGGCCTCAGACCCACGAGGGCTCGGAGCCAACCCATGGTGGCCCTGGGCAAAAACGCACACCGGCCCGTCCGTTGTCTGCGGCCGATGACGGCAGCGATGACGACCACACTCACATCCAGCACAAGGGGAATTGA
- a CDS encoding MFS transporter has translation MPSEPALLLRHHRPFIAFWLARIFTASGFQMLTVAIGWNLYQLTGNVLDLGLVGLVEFIPRVLFMLHTGHVADRYERRKVAAICQTVQALIALSLAMGGLTGSVTREMIFILAFLLGAARSFEMPTTQALLPSIVPSALFPRAVASSQSAQQLATIVAPALGGLLYAFGSVWVYGPTVALYLIACVLTLNLPARQTPLNKAKATLDSLLAGIRFIRSRPDILGAISLDLFAVLLGGATALLPVFAKDILLTGAWGLGLLRSAPAVGALLMSLWLARFSVDRQVGRVMFTAVGVFGVATIAFGLSTSFWFSLAVLVVLGAADMISMVIRASFVQLETPDEMRGRVSAVNGLFIGASNQLGEFESGITAHWFGTVPAVVMGGVGTLLVTGVWIKLFPSLANRDRMHVPVEEANV, from the coding sequence ATGCCTAGTGAACCTGCGTTGCTGTTGCGTCACCACCGCCCTTTCATTGCGTTCTGGCTGGCGCGGATTTTTACCGCCAGCGGCTTCCAGATGCTCACCGTGGCCATCGGCTGGAACCTCTACCAACTGACCGGCAATGTGCTGGACCTGGGGTTGGTCGGCCTGGTGGAATTCATACCGCGCGTGCTGTTCATGTTACATACCGGGCACGTGGCCGATCGCTATGAACGGCGCAAGGTTGCCGCGATCTGCCAAACCGTGCAGGCACTGATTGCGTTGTCGCTGGCCATGGGTGGCCTGACCGGCAGCGTCACCCGCGAAATGATCTTTATCCTGGCCTTCCTGCTCGGCGCCGCACGTTCGTTTGAAATGCCCACTACCCAGGCGCTACTGCCCAGCATCGTGCCCAGCGCGCTGTTTCCGCGGGCCGTGGCCTCGTCGCAATCAGCGCAGCAACTGGCCACCATTGTCGCGCCGGCGTTGGGCGGCTTGCTGTATGCATTTGGCAGCGTGTGGGTGTATGGCCCCACCGTAGCGCTGTACTTGATTGCCTGCGTGCTGACCCTCAACCTGCCTGCCCGCCAGACCCCGCTGAACAAAGCCAAGGCTACTCTCGACTCGTTGCTGGCCGGGATTCGCTTTATCCGCAGCCGGCCGGACATCCTCGGTGCCATCTCCCTCGACTTGTTCGCTGTGCTGCTGGGCGGTGCCACGGCGTTGCTGCCGGTGTTTGCCAAAGACATCCTGCTGACCGGCGCCTGGGGCCTGGGCCTGCTGCGTTCGGCACCGGCGGTGGGCGCGTTGTTGATGTCGCTGTGGCTGGCGCGGTTCTCGGTGGACCGCCAGGTCGGTCGCGTGATGTTTACCGCTGTGGGCGTGTTCGGCGTGGCAACCATTGCGTTCGGCCTGTCGACTTCGTTCTGGTTTTCCCTGGCGGTGCTGGTGGTGCTCGGCGCGGCGGACATGATCAGTATGGTGATCCGCGCCTCCTTTGTTCAGCTGGAAACCCCCGATGAAATGCGCGGGCGCGTGAGTGCGGTCAACGGGCTGTTTATTGGCGCTTCAAATCAGTTGGGCGAGTTCGAATCCGGCATCACCGCCCACTGGTTCGGCACCGTGCCCGCCGTGGTCATGGGCGGGGTGGGGACGCTGCTGGTGACGGGCGTGTGGATCAAGCTGTTCCCGTCCCTGGCCAACCGCGACCGCATGCATGTGCCGGTGGAAGAGGCCAACGTCTAA
- a CDS encoding xanthine dehydrogenase family protein molybdopterin-binding subunit, whose product MTAIGKPLDRVDGLLKVTGQARYAGEFPGQGLLHASVVSSTIAKGRVVRIDASKALALPGVVMVLDHLNRPKLASYDDAFADADAADGSPFRPLYNDRVLYSGQPLALVVADNLELARHAGSLVQIEYASEAFETDLLAMQEQAYPSPQTPPGPRGNFQAEWAAAAVNLDVHYSTPIEHHNPMEPHASTVLYQPDGTLHIHDKTQGPQNCQAYVQKVFGLDKSQVRIFAAFVGGAFGSGLRPQYQLPLAVMAALALKRSVRVTLTRQQMFTFGYRPRTLQRLQMGAAANGRLLALGHTAIGQTSRFEDFSEHVVEWSGMLYHCDNVQLTYKLVPLDVFTPLDMRAPGAALGVIGLECAMDELACALGIDPVQLRLINYAERNQNEDKPWSSKALRECYSEGAERFGWAQRNPEPRSMRDGNQLIGWGMAGGVWEAMQMKASAKARIDAKGQLTVSSATTDIGTGTYTVMTQIAAQASGVAMADIRFLLGDSSLPTAPLQGGSFTVSSVGTAVQQACEALTGKLLAIARQTYPVFKDAETVRFEDGQLHTGDVSVSLAQLVKDSGEEALEVQVDSEPDKKRQGYASATHSAVFVEVQVDEDLGTIKVRRVVSAIAAGRVVNPKMARSQILGGVVWGIGMALHEETQTDHQLGRNMNHSLAEYHIPVNADIGDIDVIFVEEHDEIVNALGSKGVGEIGIVGVAAAVANAIYHATGKRVRDFPITLDKVL is encoded by the coding sequence ATGACGGCTATCGGTAAACCCTTGGACCGTGTTGACGGTCTGCTTAAGGTCACAGGTCAAGCACGGTATGCCGGTGAGTTTCCCGGCCAGGGCTTGCTTCACGCCAGCGTGGTCTCCAGCACCATCGCCAAAGGCCGGGTCGTCAGGATCGATGCCTCCAAAGCCCTGGCGCTGCCGGGTGTGGTCATGGTGCTCGATCACCTCAACCGGCCGAAACTCGCCAGCTACGATGACGCGTTCGCCGATGCCGATGCGGCGGACGGCTCGCCGTTTCGTCCGTTGTATAACGACCGCGTGCTCTACAGTGGCCAACCATTGGCACTGGTGGTCGCCGACAACCTTGAGTTGGCACGGCATGCCGGTTCGCTGGTGCAGATCGAGTACGCAAGCGAAGCCTTTGAAACCGACTTGCTGGCCATGCAGGAACAGGCGTACCCATCACCGCAAACGCCGCCCGGGCCCCGCGGTAATTTCCAGGCTGAATGGGCCGCAGCTGCCGTCAACCTCGATGTGCACTACAGCACGCCCATCGAACACCACAACCCGATGGAGCCCCACGCCAGCACCGTGCTGTATCAGCCGGACGGCACCCTGCATATCCACGACAAAACCCAAGGCCCGCAGAACTGCCAGGCGTATGTGCAAAAAGTCTTTGGTCTGGATAAAAGCCAGGTGCGCATCTTCGCTGCGTTCGTCGGTGGCGCCTTCGGTTCGGGCCTGCGCCCGCAATACCAGTTGCCGCTGGCGGTGATGGCGGCATTGGCGCTCAAGCGCTCGGTACGCGTCACGCTCACCCGGCAACAGATGTTCACGTTCGGCTACCGGCCGCGCACCTTGCAGCGTTTGCAGATGGGCGCCGCTGCCAACGGCCGCCTGCTGGCGTTAGGGCATACCGCGATTGGCCAGACTTCCCGCTTCGAAGACTTCAGTGAACACGTGGTGGAATGGAGCGGCATGCTCTACCACTGCGACAACGTGCAACTGACTTACAAACTGGTGCCTCTGGACGTATTTACCCCGCTGGACATGCGCGCGCCGGGCGCTGCGCTGGGGGTGATCGGCCTGGAGTGCGCCATGGATGAACTGGCCTGCGCCTTGGGCATCGACCCGGTGCAACTGCGGCTGATCAACTATGCCGAACGTAACCAGAACGAGGACAAACCCTGGTCCAGCAAAGCCTTGCGCGAGTGTTACAGCGAAGGCGCCGAGCGCTTCGGCTGGGCCCAGCGCAACCCGGAACCGCGCAGCATGCGCGACGGTAACCAGTTGATCGGCTGGGGCATGGCCGGTGGTGTGTGGGAAGCCATGCAGATGAAGGCCAGCGCCAAGGCGCGGATCGATGCGAAGGGCCAATTGACGGTGAGCAGCGCCACCACCGATATCGGCACCGGCACTTATACGGTCATGACCCAGATTGCCGCCCAGGCCAGCGGCGTGGCGATGGCGGATATCCGTTTTTTACTGGGGGATTCGTCGTTGCCCACCGCGCCGTTGCAGGGCGGCTCGTTTACCGTGTCGTCCGTGGGCACCGCCGTGCAGCAAGCGTGCGAAGCGTTGACCGGCAAGCTGCTGGCCATTGCCCGGCAAACTTACCCGGTCTTCAAGGATGCAGAAACCGTACGCTTTGAAGATGGCCAGTTGCACACCGGTGACGTGAGTGTGTCGTTGGCACAATTGGTCAAGGACAGTGGCGAGGAGGCCTTGGAAGTCCAGGTCGACAGCGAGCCGGACAAAAAGCGTCAAGGCTATGCGAGCGCTACCCACTCGGCGGTGTTTGTCGAAGTTCAGGTAGACGAAGACCTGGGCACGATCAAGGTGCGTCGTGTGGTCAGCGCCATTGCGGCCGGGCGCGTGGTCAACCCGAAGATGGCGCGCAGCCAGATTCTCGGCGGTGTGGTGTGGGGCATTGGTATGGCACTGCATGAAGAAACCCAGACCGACCATCAGTTGGGCCGTAACATGAACCACAGCCTGGCTGAGTATCACATCCCGGTGAATGCCGATATCGGCGACATTGATGTGATTTTTGTCGAAGAACATGACGAAATCGTCAACGCGCTGGGGTCCAAGGGCGTGGGCGAGATCGGCATTGTCGGGGTGGCGGCAGCGGTCGCCAATGCGATTTATCACGCCACCGGGAAACGGGTACGGGACTTTCCCATTACCCTGGACAAGGTGCTTTAA